Genomic segment of Verrucomicrobiota bacterium:
CAGCCTATACACCGCGAGTGATCAATAATAAAACCAAGTTGCATTGGGACTTATAGACAGAGTTTGTAGAGGAACACAGGTAACATTCAACGACACGACCTAAGATCGGGTGATTTAAACTCTGGCAACAGATTTTGTTCTGCCAACTATAAAATGTCCGAAAACGGACTTTTATAGCCACGTCTCAAGAAAAATCCTGATTTTCCAATCCATTTTACGTGTAAGACATTGTTATTAACCTCCCCTTTTACTGGCCGTTGAGACCTGTTTAAGGGTATTACACAACTCCTGATAGTAGATATCGAATCTGAAGAGTGAGGCCAGGCGGAAGGCCTAACCCATTCCGCCCAACCATCTTTGAAAAATAACCTTCTCTCAGAAACAAACTAATTTTATTGGGCAAGCAGTTCATCCAGTTTGCCTCTCAAGCCAACCAATTTTGCGTCGAAGTTGCTTGTATCAAGCAGTGAACGAAACTGCATCTTACCCTTGGGATCTATAAGAATATTGGAAGCCAGCACAACTTCGTCCCGGGCGAGATCTGGGAGCAATCCTGGAGGAGCGTATTTGGCTGCAACCGAACCGTCAGGATCCAGAAGAATCGGAAAGGATAAATTAAATCGTTCCTTCAGGTATTTCGTCACTATGGATTCTGACTCTTTTACATCGATGATCAAAACTTTTACGTTTTGCTCCTGATACTCCTGGAATAATTGCTCGAGATAGGGAGCTTCCGCGTTGCAGAAAGGACACCAGGTCGTAGCAAAGTGGATGACCACATAACTACCTTCATACGATTCGAGACTGATCATTTGACCTTCAAGACTTTTTAGACGGAAAGCAGGAGCTTTGTATAAATCCGTTTGAGGTTTGCCTATCTGAGAGACAGCGAAGGCAACCGCCGTTATTGTAATAAATACCAGGGTACTGAAAGTGAGGTTTTTAATTGTGTTTTTCATGAAGAGAATAATTTGTTTTTTAAAATGGATCGAGGGTATGGGCGGTTTCAATCACCCATACCCTCAGAAGGTTTTTAGCTTTTGGTTACGACAACTTCCACATAGTCGCTCGGCACAACCATGGTGCCGTCATCGGCTACATTAAATTGCTCAATTAAGGCCAGTAGATCCTGCTCGAGTGCTGCTTGTTTATCTTCTGATAATGCGGCAAACGCTCTGTTAAGTGGACCGTAGATGTTACGCCAAATAGCTAACCAATGTTGAGCTGATTTGTAGCGCCAGACGTAAACCTGTGGGTTTATATCGATGGAATCCGTTTCTTCACTGAAGAGTTCTTCAAGCCTTTCCCGGGTTCCCCAAAGAGCTGGTGATTTCAATCCAACAGGTGGGGGCAAGTGTTTACCGATAGTCTTGAACAGATGGCCAATGAAACTACCAGGAGTCCAATTGGCCATGCCGATTTTTCCGCCTGATCGACATACACGCAACATTTCAGACGCAGCAGTTGTCTGGTCGGGAGCAAACATAACTCCGAAACTGGAAGTAACGACGTCAAAAGACTCGGACTCAAACGGTAGGTTTTCTGCATCGGCCGTTTGAAACTCGATGGACAAGCAATCGGCCTGGGCGCGTTGTTGACCACGCTCCAGAAGCTCAGGAACGTAATCGGTGGATACTACGTCACAAAAACGACGGGCAGCAGCCAACGAAACATTTCCGTTTCCAGCAGCTACATCGAGGAGTCTTTGGCCAGAACGTAGATCCAAAGTTTCACAAAGTTGTTCTCCAACAATTTGCAAGGTGACTCCGACAACCGAATAATCGCCGGTGGCCCATGCGGCCTGTTGCTTTGTTTTGATCGCTGCGTAATCGGGGGCAGTAGTTACTTCGGTTAATTTAGTGGGTGGTGTTATGATAGACATGGTGATGATTTCTTTATTTGAATTGTTATGATTGAACCGTGATTGGTTCGTTTCGATGAGGATGACTATAGCGAAAAAAAGCGGACAATGCTTGCAGACCGACTGAAGAGTTTCTGCAGAAGTTCTGTAGAAATCTTGACCAAGCCCTTTTTCTGGCAAAAATTCGCCTCAATGGTCTATAAGTTCGATACATTCGAGCTCGATGTTGAGCGCTTCGAACTCCGTAAAGGAGGCTCCCCTCATCCCGTAGAACCACAGGTCTTTTTATTATTGGAGCTATTGATTTCCAATTGCGGACGCATGATCTCGAAAGACAAAATTCATGAGCACATCTGGCAAGGTCGCATCGTATCAGAGGCCGCATTGAGCAGTCGGATTCGCTCCGCACGCCAAGCCATAGGAGATAGCGGAAAGAACCAACGTTTTATTAAAACCGTCCACGGAAGTGGTTTTCGTTTTGACGGAGCAGTGGAGATAAGCGATCCAGGAAGTACAGGAAATAAACAAACCGATCCTCAGGAAGCTGCCATGGTTAGCTCCTCGATGAAGAAACCGACCGTGGCCGTCCTACCCTTTCGTAATCTATCAGGAGATTCGGAACAGGAGTATTTTTCTGACGCCATTACCAGCGATATTATTTCAACGCTTTCCAAACACCGTTGGTTGGATGTAACCGCACGCAACAGTACTTTCGGATTCAAGGGAACCAAGTTGGGAGCAAATCAAATAGCCAAAGAACTTGGTGTGAGTTATCTGATTGAAGGTAGCGTTCAACGATCCGGCGACCGTATTCGTGTAACTGCTGAGCTTATCGATGCAGAAACCGGTATGCAAAAATGGACAGACCGCTATGATCGTAAGTTTAAAGACGTATTCGCGGTACAAGATGAAATAACGACCATGGTGGTTGCCCGGTTGGAACCGGAAATTGGCACGGCGGAGCGATTGAAAGTAGTTAAGACTGACCGCCGCGATCTGGGAGCATGGGAAAACTATCATCTCGGGATCTGGCACTTCTTTCGATTTACCGGAGAGGATAACCTAGAAGCACAACGATTGCTGCAACTCAGTCGTGAGCAGGATCAGCACTTTGGCGAAGCACATGCCTGGTGGGCCTATGCCGTAGTTCTTGGCATGGTATACTGGAACACCAAACCAACGAAATCCAACCTGGATAAAGCCCTGAAAGCTACCCACCGCGCACTTCAGCTCGATTCCCAGAACGCCGTCTTTCACGCACTAAAAGCACGTGTTCAACTTGCTCGACAGGAATACGGAAACGCACTGGCGGAAAACGAATTTGCCATAGGACTGAATCCAACCTTTGCGGCAGCCTACTGTGGATTGGGCGATTCACTGGCTTACGAAGGCCGTTACGATGAAGCTCTCGCTGAATTCGAAAAAGCCATCCATCTGAGTCCGAACGATCCGCAACGATGGGCCTTTTTTACGTACGGTGCGCTCACCCTTATTTTTAAAGGAGATTTCAAACGAGCCGTGGATTGGACCGATCGCGCAAGCATGATTCCCAATTGCCAATATTGGACGACTGCACACCGCGCGGTAGCACTTGCCCATCTCGGTCAAATCGCCGAGGCCAAAGAGGCAGTTGAACAACTACTTACAGAGCAGCCCGACTTCACTGTAGCGTTCGCAAAAGAAAAACTCTTCTACCTAAAACACCCCGGGCAACTTAAATGTTACCTGGACGGTTTGAAGAAAGCCGAAGTACCTGAGCGTTAAATACCGGTTACCAAAGTACACCTTCAACTACCTAAAAAGGAGAAATGGAGTCGAAGATTCCTTAAATATTAGGCCTAAGATAAAAAACCGTTTTGGAGTTCAGCCTATTATTCACACTTCCTTTTAAAACACCCTTGCAATTTGGAATCTCAGGAATGGGATTAGCTGTTTTCCCAAAATGGCCAAGAAAGCAGCTCTTACTCCCATGATGCAGCAGTATTGGGAAGTGCGAAATCAACTTCCTAAAAATACGCTGTTATTGTTTCGTTTGGGCGACTTCTATGAGTTGTTCAATGAGGATGCCGAAAACGGAGCCAAGATCCTTGGGATAACCCTGACAAAACGGCATGACTATCCGATGGCTGGCATTCCTTATCATGCTGCTGATGCCTATATTGGCAAAGTCCTAAAGGCCGGCATGAAGGTGGCGATCTGCGATCAGGTCGAAACGCCTCAAACCGGAAAACTGGTTAAGCGGGCACTTACCCGAATCATTACGCCGGGAACGACTCTCAACGAGAACCAGCTTACCGAAAATCAAAACCATTTTATTCTCGCTGTCTCATGGAACAAACAAGGTATCCACGCCTCGTGGATGGACCTGACTACCGGTGAATTCCGGGTGGCGACCGAGGCGACTTTTGATCGGCTGCTACCCATCCTCACTTCGATTAATCCGAGAGAAATTGTTTTACCAGAAGACGGCCTGGACGCGCTCAAAGCAAAAGCCGACGCTCACTCGGCAGCCGAACAGTTCGTTCTGTTTTGCAAGGAGAACGCCTGGAGCGAGATTCCAGGTTATCATTACGACGCGGCATCAGGAGCGAAGACCGTAATGGATACATTAGGCGTTTTAAATCTGGAAGGTTTCGGTCTCTCCAAAGACCATGCCGCCATCGGCACCGCTGGAGCTCTGGTGTATTACGTTACTGAAAGCTTGTGTGCCGAACCGAAAAACCTGCGCACGATCCGACCCTACCGATCCGAGGAAGCTCTTTTGCTGGACCCCTCTACTTTGCGTAACCTGGAGATTTTTTCTTCAGCCCGGGGAAATCGGGATGGTTCACTCATCCAATCCATAGACCGAACATCCACGGCGGCCGGTGCCCGTATGCTGGAAGATTACCTGGCAGCACCTTCCCTCGATATCGTGGAATTGAAACGCCGCCAAAATTGTGTCGGCGAATTCCTTGAAGCACCCGGACTGATGGCCGAGTTTTCAGAAACATTGCGACTGACACGCGATATAAAGCGCATCCTTTCCCGTATGCAAAACCGTATCCGCAATCCTCGGGAGATTGGCGGTATTCGCGATACGCTCAATGCCCTACCCGCCCTCAAATCCATTTTGCTACAATTCGATGGGGAGAACATTCAAGAGCTCGTGGATCGATTGGGAGACTTTTCAAATCTTCAGTCCTTACTCGAACGCGCTATCAATAATGAACTACCCAGCAAACTGGAAGAGGGAGGTTACATCAAAGATGGATATGACGCCGAGCTCGACCGTATGCGCGACTTGATGCGCAACAATAAGACCTGGATTTCCGACTTGGAAGCTCGCGAGAAAGAAGCGTCGGGTATTCGGAATTTAAAAATAAAATACAACAACGCTTTTGGATACTTCATAGAGGTGTCGAAGTCGAACATCTCACTCGTACCTGATCACTACATACGCAAATCGACTTTAGTAAACGCTGAGCGTTACGTCACTGAAGAACTGAAAGAAAAAGAGAAAGAAATTCTGCATGCACAGGAAAGTAGTTCCAGCTATGAAGAATCGCTCTTTCGAGATATTGTACAAAAGGTTCTCGATGAAGCCGAACCATTAAACCATGCTGCCGCAACTTTGGCAGAAGCTGACTTGTTTGTTGGTTGGGCACAATTGGCCCGAATGTGGGATTACTGCAAACCCGAGTTCAATGAATCGGATGAATTGGAAATCATTGAAGGTCGTCACCCGGTAGTAGAACAAACAATGCGCGAGGAAGCCCTTGGCTTGGCAGGTACCTATTCCTTTGTTCCCAACGATACAAAACTAAGTTCATCAAAAGAACAGATCATGCTCATTACCGGTCCCAATATGGCCGGTAAGTCTACCTACATCCGCCAGGTATCCTTAATTACTTTGATGGCTCAAATTGGTTGCTGGGTTCCGGCCAAGAGTTGCAAGCTCGGACTGGTCGATCGCATTTTTTCCCGGGTTGGCGCCAGCGACGAACTGGCCCGCGGCAACTCCACCTTCATGGTAGAGATGAACGAGACGGCCAACATTCTCAACAATGCCACCGCTAAGAGCCTCATCATCCTCGATGAGATTGGACGGGGCACGAGTACCTATGACGGTCTCAGCATTGCCTGGTCAGTTATTGAACATTTGCACGAGCATCCTGAGAAAGGTCCCAAGACTCTTTTCGCAACCCACTACCACGAGTTGACCAAGCTTGAAGAAAGCCTGTCACGGCTAAGTAATTACAGCGTGGCGGTCAAGGAGTGGAATGAGGACATCATCTTTGTCCGCCAGGTGATTCGCGGAGCAGCTGATCGAAGCTACGGTATCCACGTCGCCCGTCTCGCAGGCCTTCCACAATCCGTTATCGAAAGAGCCAAAACCATTTTAGAGCATTTGGAAAACGACCAGACCGTCCAGGACGAAGTGACCGAGTCGGCCAATCAAGTTAACAGGCAAAGGCAGAGTAAACCAAATCTACCCGACTCCAGGAAACCCAACACCGATCAGTTAGAGTTCTTTTGAAATGTAGGAGCGGCCTGTCGTGAGCTTGTCGAA
This window contains:
- a CDS encoding TlpA disulfide reductase family protein, whose product is MKNTIKNLTFSTLVFITITAVAFAVSQIGKPQTDLYKAPAFRLKSLEGQMISLESYEGSYVVIHFATTWCPFCNAEAPYLEQLFQEYQEQNVKVLIIDVKESESIVTKYLKERFNLSFPILLDPDGSVAAKYAPPGLLPDLARDEVVLASNILIDPKGKMQFRSLLDTSNFDAKLVGLRGKLDELLAQ
- a CDS encoding winged helix-turn-helix domain-containing protein, yielding MVYKFDTFELDVERFELRKGGSPHPVEPQVFLLLELLISNCGRMISKDKIHEHIWQGRIVSEAALSSRIRSARQAIGDSGKNQRFIKTVHGSGFRFDGAVEISDPGSTGNKQTDPQEAAMVSSSMKKPTVAVLPFRNLSGDSEQEYFSDAITSDIISTLSKHRWLDVTARNSTFGFKGTKLGANQIAKELGVSYLIEGSVQRSGDRIRVTAELIDAETGMQKWTDRYDRKFKDVFAVQDEITTMVVARLEPEIGTAERLKVVKTDRRDLGAWENYHLGIWHFFRFTGEDNLEAQRLLQLSREQDQHFGEAHAWWAYAVVLGMVYWNTKPTKSNLDKALKATHRALQLDSQNAVFHALKARVQLARQEYGNALAENEFAIGLNPTFAAAYCGLGDSLAYEGRYDEALAEFEKAIHLSPNDPQRWAFFTYGALTLIFKGDFKRAVDWTDRASMIPNCQYWTTAHRAVALAHLGQIAEAKEAVEQLLTEQPDFTVAFAKEKLFYLKHPGQLKCYLDGLKKAEVPER
- the mutS gene encoding DNA mismatch repair protein MutS: MAKKAALTPMMQQYWEVRNQLPKNTLLLFRLGDFYELFNEDAENGAKILGITLTKRHDYPMAGIPYHAADAYIGKVLKAGMKVAICDQVETPQTGKLVKRALTRIITPGTTLNENQLTENQNHFILAVSWNKQGIHASWMDLTTGEFRVATEATFDRLLPILTSINPREIVLPEDGLDALKAKADAHSAAEQFVLFCKENAWSEIPGYHYDAASGAKTVMDTLGVLNLEGFGLSKDHAAIGTAGALVYYVTESLCAEPKNLRTIRPYRSEEALLLDPSTLRNLEIFSSARGNRDGSLIQSIDRTSTAAGARMLEDYLAAPSLDIVELKRRQNCVGEFLEAPGLMAEFSETLRLTRDIKRILSRMQNRIRNPREIGGIRDTLNALPALKSILLQFDGENIQELVDRLGDFSNLQSLLERAINNELPSKLEEGGYIKDGYDAELDRMRDLMRNNKTWISDLEAREKEASGIRNLKIKYNNAFGYFIEVSKSNISLVPDHYIRKSTLVNAERYVTEELKEKEKEILHAQESSSSYEESLFRDIVQKVLDEAEPLNHAAATLAEADLFVGWAQLARMWDYCKPEFNESDELEIIEGRHPVVEQTMREEALGLAGTYSFVPNDTKLSSSKEQIMLITGPNMAGKSTYIRQVSLITLMAQIGCWVPAKSCKLGLVDRIFSRVGASDELARGNSTFMVEMNETANILNNATAKSLIILDEIGRGTSTYDGLSIAWSVIEHLHEHPEKGPKTLFATHYHELTKLEESLSRLSNYSVAVKEWNEDIIFVRQVIRGAADRSYGIHVARLAGLPQSVIERAKTILEHLENDQTVQDEVTESANQVNRQRQSKPNLPDSRKPNTDQLEFF
- a CDS encoding class I SAM-dependent methyltransferase, whose translation is MSIITPPTKLTEVTTAPDYAAIKTKQQAAWATGDYSVVGVTLQIVGEQLCETLDLRSGQRLLDVAAGNGNVSLAAARRFCDVVSTDYVPELLERGQQRAQADCLSIEFQTADAENLPFESESFDVVTSSFGVMFAPDQTTAASEMLRVCRSGGKIGMANWTPGSFIGHLFKTIGKHLPPPVGLKSPALWGTRERLEELFSEETDSIDINPQVYVWRYKSAQHWLAIWRNIYGPLNRAFAALSEDKQAALEQDLLALIEQFNVADDGTMVVPSDYVEVVVTKS